Proteins encoded together in one uncultured Desulfosarcina sp. window:
- a CDS encoding response regulator — MSKEKILVVDDEEDILELVRYNLVREGYVVLCALSGEDALRKAVAESLDLIVLDLMLPGIDGLEVARRLKQNSDTKDTPIVMLTAKGEEADVVSGLELGADDYVTKPFSPRILIARIKAVLRRRSGEADLENEVLNVRELSIHPGRRHVAAAGKPLDLTYTEFQVLYFLARRPGWVFTRSQIVDAVRGDDYPVTDRSVDVQIVGLRKKLGPLGKYIETVRGVGYRFIET, encoded by the coding sequence ATGAGCAAAGAGAAGATATTGGTTGTAGACGACGAAGAGGACATCCTCGAACTGGTCCGCTACAATCTGGTGCGGGAAGGGTACGTCGTGCTGTGTGCACTGTCCGGCGAGGATGCGCTTCGGAAGGCCGTGGCCGAATCGTTGGATCTGATCGTTCTCGACCTGATGCTTCCGGGCATCGACGGGCTGGAGGTGGCCCGGCGGCTCAAGCAGAACTCCGACACGAAGGATACACCCATCGTTATGCTCACCGCCAAGGGAGAGGAGGCGGACGTCGTTTCCGGGTTGGAACTGGGCGCCGACGACTATGTGACCAAGCCTTTTTCGCCCCGCATCCTGATTGCACGCATCAAGGCGGTCCTGCGCCGTCGCAGCGGGGAAGCCGATCTGGAAAACGAGGTGCTCAACGTTCGCGAGCTTTCGATCCATCCGGGGCGGCGGCATGTGGCCGCCGCCGGCAAGCCGCTGGACTTGACCTATACGGAGTTCCAGGTCCTCTATTTTCTCGCCCGCCGGCCGGGCTGGGTTTTCACCCGGTCCCAGATCGTGGATGCGGTGCGCGGCGACGATTATCCGGTGACCGACCGCAGTGTGGATGTCCAGATCGTCGGGCTGAGAAAAAAACTGGGACCCCTTGGAAAATATATCGAAACCGTGCGGGGCGTGGGCTACCGCTTCATAGAAACATGA
- a CDS encoding ATP-binding protein — MKKKKHLIYQLFPSYLIITLLSLFAVSWYMVSFTRQFYLDRTQVDLRLNGRMLEKQTIRLIDPLNEAAIDRLCKDTAGHIATRITVILPDGRVVGDSEEMPAQMASHLDREEIRDAFQGREGVRIRHSDTLKMDMMYVALPLMANGKLVGVMRTSLPVTAIDERIGTLRTRIAIGVLLVALLASGISWYVSRRISRPIEHMRDGARRFAQGELHHRLPLPATYEFSGLAESLNQMAEQLQQRMEEITSQRKNTEAVLSSMREGVIATDLEQRVISMNSAAAAMFATSLETLQGRSILEVIRNHEFREIMDRSLTNGESIESDILHHSNGRERTLNVQCTPLVDERHARMGGLVVISDVTQLRRLENMRRDFAASVSHEIKTPLTAIKGFVETLNTGDLDDREETRRFLEIIDKHVNRLATIIEDLMQLSRIEQDDEFQQIGLEPARIKDVLKAAIGFCAESIQNKSVDVQLSCEEDLSGTIDATLLEQAAVNLLDNAVKYSPENSPVRIEALTADNEIQIRFTDQGMGIAKKHLPRLFERFYRVDKARSRKLGGTGLGLAIVKHIAQAHGGRITVESELGQGSTFTLHLPV; from the coding sequence ATGAAAAAGAAAAAACACCTGATTTACCAACTTTTTCCTTCCTACCTGATCATCACCTTATTATCCCTGTTTGCCGTAAGTTGGTACATGGTGAGTTTCACGCGCCAGTTCTACCTGGATCGCACCCAGGTGGACCTCAGGCTCAACGGCCGGATGCTGGAGAAGCAGACCATCCGCTTGATCGATCCATTGAACGAGGCAGCCATCGACCGGTTGTGCAAGGATACCGCCGGGCATATCGCCACACGGATCACGGTCATCCTTCCCGACGGCCGCGTGGTGGGCGATTCCGAGGAGATGCCGGCGCAGATGGCCAGCCATCTGGACCGCGAGGAGATCCGGGATGCCTTCCAGGGCCGCGAGGGGGTGCGCATCCGCCACAGCGACACCCTGAAGATGGACATGATGTACGTCGCCTTGCCGTTGATGGCGAATGGCAAGCTGGTCGGTGTGATGCGGACGTCGCTTCCCGTTACCGCCATCGACGAGCGCATCGGCACCTTGAGGACGCGGATCGCCATCGGCGTCCTGCTGGTGGCGCTGTTGGCTTCCGGGATCAGCTGGTATGTCTCCAGGCGCATCAGCAGGCCCATCGAGCACATGCGCGACGGTGCCAGGCGGTTTGCCCAGGGAGAGCTTCACCATCGTCTGCCCCTTCCGGCCACCTACGAGTTTTCCGGTCTGGCCGAATCTCTCAACCAGATGGCCGAGCAGCTTCAGCAGCGTATGGAGGAGATCACCAGCCAGCGCAAAAATACCGAAGCCGTCCTTTCCAGCATGCGGGAAGGGGTGATCGCAACGGATTTGGAGCAGCGGGTGATCAGCATGAACTCGGCCGCTGCGGCCATGTTCGCCACTTCTCTGGAAACGCTTCAGGGACGCAGCATCCTGGAGGTCATCCGCAACCACGAGTTCCGGGAAATCATGGACCGCAGCTTGACCAACGGGGAGAGTATCGAATCGGACATTCTCCATCACAGCAACGGTCGGGAAAGAACCTTGAACGTGCAATGCACGCCTCTGGTCGATGAGCGGCATGCGCGTATGGGCGGTCTGGTCGTGATCAGCGACGTTACCCAACTGCGCCGGCTGGAGAACATGCGCCGGGATTTCGCGGCCTCCGTTTCCCACGAAATCAAAACGCCCCTGACCGCCATCAAGGGTTTCGTGGAAACCCTGAACACCGGCGATCTGGACGATCGTGAAGAAACCCGCCGGTTTCTGGAGATCATAGACAAGCACGTCAACCGTCTGGCTACCATCATCGAAGACCTGATGCAGCTTTCGCGCATTGAACAGGACGACGAATTTCAGCAGATCGGTCTGGAACCTGCCCGCATCAAAGACGTGCTCAAGGCGGCCATCGGATTTTGTGCCGAAAGCATCCAAAACAAATCCGTCGACGTCCAACTCTCCTGCGAAGAGGACCTCAGCGGTACAATCGATGCCACCCTTCTGGAGCAGGCGGCGGTCAACCTGCTGGACAATGCGGTCAAGTACAGCCCTGAAAACAGCCCCGTCCGTATCGAGGCGCTGACGGCGGACAATGAAATCCAGATCCGCTTCACGGACCAGGGCATGGGCATCGCCAAAAAACACCTGCCCCGTCTGTTCGAGCGCTTTTACCGGGTGGACAAGGCGCGCAGCCGTAAACTCGGCGGAACGGGTTTGGGGCTGGCCATTGTCAAGCACATCGCCCAGGCCCACGGCGGCAGGATTACCGTGGAGAGCGAACTGGGCCAGGGCAGCACCTTCACTTTGCATCTGCCGGTCTGA
- a CDS encoding D-cysteine desulfhydrase family protein has protein sequence MLPIDSMPPRIVMANTPTPLQRMERLSRQTGVEIFFKRDDYTGSELSGNKIRKLEFLMADARAKGADTVLSCGGAQSNHCRAVALAAVRAGISSLLLLRTGDPGHPPAAEGNILLDALAGAEIVWITPDQYRERDRIFAREADRLKDRGRNPYIISEGGSTALGAWGYVCAMAELVENLKRIDGGEVKPTTVICATGSGGTLAGLALGARLFDFPMQVAGVNVCDDRDYFLKIIDGICEEFDRTWPMQKASGPPAYEIVDGYVGRGYALSRPEELAAIRDLARLEGVVLDPVYTGKAYFGMLAELAKDRKRFGERIVFIHTGGLFGLFPIAEQFAELI, from the coding sequence ATGCTACCCATCGATTCGATGCCACCGCGCATTGTTATGGCCAACACCCCGACGCCCCTTCAACGGATGGAGCGACTCAGCCGACAGACCGGGGTCGAGATTTTTTTCAAACGCGATGATTATACCGGCAGCGAGCTGTCCGGCAACAAGATCCGCAAGCTTGAATTTCTCATGGCCGACGCCCGGGCGAAAGGGGCCGACACGGTGCTTTCCTGCGGCGGTGCCCAGTCCAACCATTGCCGGGCCGTGGCCCTGGCCGCGGTCCGGGCCGGGATATCTTCACTGTTGCTGCTGCGAACCGGCGATCCCGGCCATCCTCCCGCGGCCGAAGGCAACATCCTGCTGGATGCCCTGGCCGGCGCCGAAATCGTCTGGATTACCCCGGATCAATACCGGGAGCGGGATCGAATCTTCGCGCGCGAAGCCGACCGCTTGAAAGACCGTGGACGCAACCCGTACATCATCTCCGAAGGCGGGTCCACGGCCCTGGGTGCCTGGGGATACGTGTGCGCCATGGCCGAGCTGGTCGAAAACCTGAAGCGCATCGACGGCGGTGAGGTCAAGCCTACGACCGTGATCTGTGCGACCGGGTCCGGCGGCACCTTGGCCGGGCTGGCCCTGGGCGCGCGTCTATTCGATTTTCCCATGCAGGTGGCGGGGGTCAACGTCTGTGATGACCGGGACTATTTCCTAAAGATCATCGACGGCATCTGCGAAGAATTCGACCGCACCTGGCCGATGCAAAAGGCCTCCGGCCCGCCGGCCTACGAGATTGTGGACGGGTATGTGGGCCGGGGATACGCGCTATCGCGGCCCGAGGAGCTGGCCGCCATCCGCGATCTGGCGAGGCTGGAAGGGGTGGTCCTGGACCCGGTGTACACCGGCAAGGCCTATTTCGGCATGCTGGCCGAACTGGCCAAAGACCGGAAGCGGTTCGGCGAACGCATCGTTTTCATTCACACGGGCGGTCTTTTCGGGCTGTTTCCTATCGCGGAGCAGTTTGCCGAACTGATATAA